GCAGATCTATGGCGGAAGATCTTTGAGTCCTGGGGTTGTCGTCTCATCGATCTCAGTGTAGAAGAACACGATCGCCAGGCTGCCCGGTCTCAGGGAATCACGCACTTCATGGGACGGGTGATGAAGGGGATGGATATTCAACCTACTGCCGTGGATACCCACGGTTTTCGCCAGGTGCATCATGTTGTTGAACAAACCTGCCAGGATACTGAGGAATTGTTTCATGACCTTCAGTTCTATAATCCCTACACAGCAGAGATGCTCACTGATTTTTCACGCTCCGTGCATGCTGTCAAAGCCAGGATCTACCGTCCTGATTCACCCCCTGAGATCATCGGTTATCAAGGCATTCCCGGTAGTTTCTCAGAGGAGGCTACGCTTAACTATATCACTGATAAAAAGTTGGGTGATATCGAGACCAAACCATGCCTGAGTAGTCAGGAAGTCATGGTCAAGCTGGCAACTTTCGAGATCGACCGTGGAATCATCGCCATGGAAAATGCTCGCGGTGGTGTGGTGCATGAGAGTATCCACGCTTTGGCAAAAGCCCGCTGCAGGGTGCGTACCATGTTTCATATCCAGGTCAATCAATGTCTCATTATGCAACCCGGCGTAACAATAGATCAGATCACCGAGGTCAGGTCACATCCCCAGGCTTTAAAACAGTGCTTGAAATATTTAGAAGCTAATTTTGCCAGCATTCCCCAGATCGAAGCTGAAGACACTGCTGAAGCAGCTCGCAAATTACAGGCGGGGGACTATTCCCATACGACTGCTGTGATCGCGCCGGCCAGAGCAGCTGCGATATATGGACTAACGGTAAACAAGTGGGGTATTCAGGATTTGAAAGATAATCAAACTTTATTTCTGGTGGTCGAACGAACTGGAACCTCGATTTAGGTTGCATAATTAGAGTCAGTACAAAACCTTATATGCTCATGAAGAAGGATAAATAGCAATGATCGTAGTTATGAAAATAAATGCCTCTCAAGCGGCAATTGATAGAGTTCAGCGTGAGATTGAAAAGTTGGGATATGTTCCCCGGCCAGCTCCAGGTGAATCCCGAACCCTGGTAGGCGTTATGGGAGCCAAACCCTTACGTGGGAAACAACATCTTCAGGCATTGCCCGAAGTCTCTGATGTGATAGAAATCAGTACTCCTTATAAGTTGGCTTCTCGCGAATGGCAACCTCAGGATACCATTGTGAAAGTCGGTTCCGCCAGTATCGGTGGAGATCAGGTTGCCGTAATTGCCGGTCCTTGTTCCATTGAATCTTACGAACAGACAAAAGAAGTGGGTTTGGCCGTCAAAGCGGCTGGAGGTCATCTTCTGCGTGGAGGAGCCTTCAAACCCCGGACTTCACCCTATTCCTTTCAGGGCTTAGGAGTAGAAGGGCTTAAAATTATCAAGCAGGTAAGTGCTGAAGTTGGTCTTCCCACAGTGGTTGAAGTCACGGATACTGAAGTATTGGAAGTTACTGCTGAATATACTGACATGCTTCAGATCGGAACTCGTAATATGCAGAATTTCACGCTTTTAAAAGCGGCTGCCCGTACTCAAAAACCGATTTTGTTGAAACGGGGTATGTCTGCCACCATAAAAGAGACTATTCTGGCAGCCGAGTACATCTTGAATGAAGGGAACGACCATGTAGTTCTTTGCGAACGTGGGATACGGACTTTTGTGGATCACACTCGTAATACTCTGGATGTAAGTGCTATTCCGGCTTTCCAGCGATTATCCCATTTGCCAGTTATTGTTGATCCCAGTCACGCCGCTGGGAAACGTCACAAAGTGTTACCCCTGGCGTTAGCTGGAGTAGCTGCCGGTGCGCAGGGCGTGATGGTGGAAGTCCATCCGAATCCAGCGATGGCCCTCAGCGATGGTCCGCAGCAATTACTG
The Candidatus Neomarinimicrobiota bacterium genome window above contains:
- a CDS encoding prephenate dehydrogenase/arogenate dehydrogenase family protein, whose product is MNQKKSTIGIIGYGRFGVLLAELLSKDFQLVINDVHDLAESVESAGYIWQDLKSVMEQDTVFLAVPISSMPPLLEQIVSLTHTDQLFVDVASVKTSIRDWMVETLPASVQILNTHPMFGPDSYKRDRDLRMVFCPSRIPREKADLWRKIFESWGCRLIDLSVEEHDRQAARSQGITHFMGRVMKGMDIQPTAVDTHGFRQVHHVVEQTCQDTEELFHDLQFYNPYTAEMLTDFSRSVHAVKARIYRPDSPPEIIGYQGIPGSFSEEATLNYITDKKLGDIETKPCLSSQEVMVKLATFEIDRGIIAMENARGGVVHESIHALAKARCRVRTMFHIQVNQCLIMQPGVTIDQITEVRSHPQALKQCLKYLEANFASIPQIEAEDTAEAARKLQAGDYSHTTAVIAPARAAAIYGLTVNKWGIQDLKDNQTLFLVVERTGTSI
- the aroF gene encoding 3-deoxy-7-phosphoheptulonate synthase; protein product: MIVVMKINASQAAIDRVQREIEKLGYVPRPAPGESRTLVGVMGAKPLRGKQHLQALPEVSDVIEISTPYKLASREWQPQDTIVKVGSASIGGDQVAVIAGPCSIESYEQTKEVGLAVKAAGGHLLRGGAFKPRTSPYSFQGLGVEGLKIIKQVSAEVGLPTVVEVTDTEVLEVTAEYTDMLQIGTRNMQNFTLLKAAARTQKPILLKRGMSATIKETILAAEYILNEGNDHVVLCERGIRTFVDHTRNTLDVSAIPAFQRLSHLPVIVDPSHAAGKRHKVLPLALAGVAAGAQGVMVEVHPNPAMALSDGPQQLLPADFQELMDRIRLVARAVGKELN